Proteins encoded together in one Acidimicrobiales bacterium window:
- a CDS encoding MFS transporter: protein MAGGQPLPTQASPPEAEERPQWGGFVLACSAYLAASVGESLLSPIFPTTAKDLGLDLTLGGTAFGLLTGSIAVANIVGGRLLPRLGATRVIRIAGLLTVVGALLAATAPSFPQLAAAQVLLGAGSGFYFPAGIQAVGMLAGSRRKGFAMGMFGVAFSGGLTIAAVLAALGADHGWRVPFVVSAVLSVAALVGTLWLRTPPLAPPAARARIGDVLGLPTFVGTVGSVCQYGTVSFLTTFAVDEWGMTVAAAAALLAVGRVLSILAKVLSGAGADRTGPLTSAKRTAALLVATGLGWTLLPASIPTYALAAVFAGTVSSLFPLANVLAFERFGAQGGALGLYRSVQIGLGALATFLVGVAADVVGLRPVLAVTVVLPLLLFTVGRQTPSEEPTVRGSAAAS, encoded by the coding sequence ATGGCTGGTGGACAACCCCTTCCCACTCAGGCCTCGCCGCCCGAGGCCGAGGAGCGCCCCCAGTGGGGCGGCTTCGTGCTGGCCTGCTCCGCCTACCTGGCGGCCAGCGTCGGCGAGTCGCTGCTCAGCCCCATCTTCCCCACGACGGCCAAGGACCTCGGCCTCGACCTGACCCTCGGCGGCACGGCGTTCGGCCTGCTCACCGGCAGCATCGCCGTGGCCAACATCGTCGGCGGCCGCCTCCTGCCCCGGCTCGGCGCCACCCGCGTCATCCGCATCGCCGGCCTGCTGACCGTCGTCGGCGCGCTGCTGGCCGCCACCGCGCCCTCGTTCCCGCAGCTGGCCGCCGCCCAAGTGCTGCTGGGCGCGGGGTCGGGCTTCTACTTCCCGGCCGGCATCCAGGCCGTCGGCATGCTCGCCGGCTCCCGCCGCAAGGGCTTCGCCATGGGCATGTTCGGCGTCGCTTTCTCGGGCGGACTCACCATCGCCGCCGTACTGGCCGCGCTCGGTGCCGACCACGGCTGGCGCGTGCCGTTCGTCGTGTCGGCCGTCCTGTCGGTGGCGGCGCTGGTCGGCACGCTGTGGCTCCGCACACCCCCGCTGGCGCCGCCCGCCGCCCGGGCCCGGATCGGCGACGTGCTCGGCCTGCCCACGTTCGTCGGCACCGTCGGTTCGGTGTGCCAGTACGGCACGGTGTCGTTCCTCACCACGTTCGCCGTCGACGAGTGGGGGATGACGGTCGCCGCCGCGGCCGCGCTCCTGGCCGTGGGGCGCGTGCTGTCGATCCTGGCCAAGGTGCTCTCGGGGGCCGGCGCCGACCGCACCGGCCCGCTGACCAGCGCCAAGCGCACCGCGGCCCTGCTGGTGGCGACCGGCCTCGGGTGGACGCTGCTGCCCGCGTCGATCCCCACCTACGCCCTGGCGGCGGTGTTCGCGGGCACCGTGAGCTCGCTGTTCCCCCTGGCCAACGTGCTTGCCTTCGAGCGCTTCGGGGCGCAGGGCGGCGCGCTCGGCCTCTACCGGTCGGTCCAGATCGGCCTCGGAGCTCTGGCGACGTTCCTGGTCGGCGTGGCTGCGGACGTCGTCGGCCTCCGTCCCGTCCTGGCCGTCACCGTGGTGCTGCCGCTGCTGCTCTTCACCGTCGGCCGTCAGACCCCGAGCGAGGAGCCGACGGTGCGGGGGTCGGCGGCGGCCTCGTAG
- a CDS encoding gamma-glutamyltransferase, with the protein MAEQCTGRGAHGVVCAAAPLAASAGAQVLREGGNAYDAVVAMALAEGVLLPPKCGLGGDLVAIALAGGSDDAVPESLLAIGGAAAGLAGAASSHPWRDVGATSVGPPAAPAGYLVLASRGRLPLERLAAPALALATDGFPWAGVATDLSRQSVALLQEMQPDGCTYLVDGRPIERGTIVRLPRLAAAIGELLDRGPEVLAGPLGAAVVRAVRARGGVLMQDDLLAHARAEWVPCASGTAGPFAAWATPAPTQGPALLHAVAGARPAAGAGDAYGRVMAAVDVVRQSTSDPSGTSMVSAADRDGNVVVVVHSNSYPRFGSGIVVPEYDLVLNNRAGRGFTPEPDHPNFPAAGRRPATTLHAWMVADATGRPRLAGGTPGGDNQMPWNAQTLGQVVSGCWSPGVLVASPKWEWLPADDGVRVEGGLGDDDVVGLAAVAPRVVRGARWGLKSAQQVVRVRRGDEPYEAAADPRTVGSSLGV; encoded by the coding sequence ATGGCCGAGCAGTGCACCGGGCGCGGCGCCCACGGCGTCGTCTGCGCCGCCGCGCCGCTCGCCGCCTCGGCGGGCGCGCAGGTGCTGCGCGAGGGTGGCAACGCCTACGACGCCGTCGTCGCCATGGCGCTGGCCGAGGGCGTGCTCCTCCCGCCCAAGTGCGGGTTGGGGGGCGACCTGGTGGCGATCGCACTGGCTGGGGGTTCCGACGACGCCGTGCCCGAGTCGCTGCTGGCCATCGGCGGCGCGGCGGCCGGGTTGGCGGGCGCCGCGTCGAGCCACCCGTGGCGCGACGTGGGGGCGACGTCGGTCGGACCGCCCGCAGCACCGGCCGGCTACCTGGTGCTGGCCTCTCGGGGACGGTTGCCTCTCGAGCGGTTGGCGGCACCGGCGTTGGCGCTGGCCACCGACGGGTTCCCGTGGGCGGGCGTGGCCACCGACCTGTCGCGGCAGTCGGTCGCGCTGCTGCAGGAGATGCAGCCGGACGGGTGCACCTACCTGGTCGACGGGCGGCCGATCGAGCGGGGCACGATCGTGCGACTGCCCCGGCTGGCGGCGGCGATCGGCGAGCTGCTCGACCGCGGGCCGGAGGTGCTCGCCGGGCCGCTGGGTGCCGCCGTGGTGCGCGCCGTGCGGGCCCGGGGCGGGGTGCTGATGCAGGACGACCTGCTGGCCCACGCCCGGGCCGAGTGGGTGCCGTGCGCGTCCGGGACCGCCGGGCCGTTCGCCGCCTGGGCGACGCCGGCGCCGACCCAGGGGCCGGCGCTGCTCCACGCCGTCGCCGGGGCGCGCCCGGCTGCGGGGGCCGGCGATGCGTACGGACGGGTGATGGCCGCCGTCGACGTGGTCCGCCAGTCGACCTCGGATCCCAGCGGCACGTCGATGGTCTCCGCCGCGGACCGCGACGGGAACGTCGTGGTCGTCGTGCACTCGAACTCCTACCCGCGGTTCGGCAGCGGGATCGTGGTGCCCGAGTACGACCTGGTGCTCAACAACCGGGCCGGTCGGGGCTTCACACCCGAGCCGGACCACCCCAACTTCCCGGCCGCCGGGCGACGGCCGGCCACCACGCTCCACGCCTGGATGGTGGCCGACGCCACCGGACGGCCCCGGCTCGCCGGCGGCACCCCGGGCGGCGACAACCAGATGCCGTGGAACGCCCAGACCCTGGGGCAGGTCGTCTCGGGGTGCTGGTCGCCGGGCGTGCTGGTGGCGTCGCCCAAGTGGGAGTGGCTGCCCGCCGACGACGGCGTCCGGGTGGAGGGCGGGCTCGGCGACGACGACGTCGTGGGCCTGGCCGCGGTGGCGCCCCGGGTGGTGCGCGGCGCCCGCTGGGGCCTCAAGTCGGCCCAGCAGGTGGTGCGGGTGCGGCGGGGCGACGAGCCCTACGAGGCCGCCGCCGACCCCCGCACCGTCGGCTCCTCGCTCGGGGTCTGA